The following coding sequences are from one Limibacillus halophilus window:
- a CDS encoding sodium:proton antiporter, translating into MPTRKGMTATCRLLGLATVFVFIAMLPVQAAVDGTVGAPHLEGADLRLFWIVPFIGILLSIAIFPLVAPSFWHHNFGKISAFWGAAFLLPFTLVFGWQLALFELLHVALLEYIPFIILLLALFTVAGGVRLKGRLRGTPVVNTGILLLGTMIASWMGTTGAAMLLIRPIIRANEWRQHRVHTIVFFIFLVANIGGSLTPLGDPPLFLGFLKGVSFFWPTTHMFLPMVMLSVLLLVIYFLLDSYLFNKEEIKEPPQEPASENAEPEEALGLEGSANLLLLVGVIGAVLMSGVWRPDVAIDIYHVEVELQNLTRDVLLIGIAVFSWQMTPKASREANGFSWFPIVEVAKLFAGIFVTIVPAIAILKAGTNGAMSGLVNMVNVDGQPVNSMYFWLTGILSSFLDNAPTYLVFFNTAGGDADILMGPMAQTLLAISAGAVFMGANTYIGNAPNFMVRSIAEERGIAMPSFFGYMAWSGLILLPLFGLVTLVFFL; encoded by the coding sequence GTGCCTACCAGGAAAGGAATGACGGCGACCTGCCGTTTGCTCGGCCTCGCAACAGTCTTTGTGTTTATTGCGATGCTGCCTGTTCAGGCGGCGGTTGACGGGACGGTCGGCGCGCCGCATCTGGAAGGCGCCGATCTGCGGCTTTTCTGGATAGTCCCCTTTATTGGAATACTATTGTCTATCGCAATTTTTCCTTTGGTGGCCCCCAGTTTCTGGCACCACAATTTCGGCAAGATATCGGCGTTTTGGGGCGCGGCGTTCCTGCTGCCCTTTACATTGGTGTTCGGCTGGCAACTCGCATTGTTTGAACTGCTGCACGTTGCTTTGTTGGAGTACATACCCTTCATCATTCTGCTTCTGGCGCTTTTTACCGTCGCCGGTGGCGTGCGTCTGAAAGGGCGCTTGCGCGGTACGCCGGTGGTGAATACCGGTATCCTGTTGTTGGGAACGATGATTGCGAGCTGGATGGGCACGACCGGCGCGGCAATGTTGCTGATTCGACCGATTATTCGCGCAAACGAATGGCGCCAGCATCGGGTTCATACCATCGTTTTCTTCATTTTTCTGGTTGCCAATATCGGTGGCTCGTTGACCCCTTTGGGTGATCCGCCGCTGTTCCTGGGATTTCTGAAGGGCGTGTCTTTCTTCTGGCCCACGACCCATATGTTCCTGCCAATGGTCATGCTGTCGGTTTTGTTGCTGGTGATCTACTTCCTCTTGGATAGCTATTTGTTCAATAAGGAAGAGATCAAAGAGCCCCCCCAGGAACCGGCGTCGGAGAACGCCGAGCCTGAAGAAGCGTTGGGATTGGAGGGAAGCGCTAACCTATTGCTCTTGGTCGGCGTCATCGGCGCTGTTTTGATGAGTGGCGTTTGGCGTCCTGATGTCGCGATCGATATCTATCATGTCGAGGTCGAGCTTCAGAACCTGACTCGTGATGTGCTTCTGATTGGCATCGCTGTGTTTTCCTGGCAGATGACTCCGAAGGCCAGTCGCGAAGCCAATGGCTTTTCCTGGTTCCCCATTGTTGAAGTCGCCAAGCTATTTGCGGGCATTTTCGTGACGATTGTCCCAGCTATCGCGATCCTCAAAGCTGGCACCAACGGCGCCATGTCTGGGTTGGTGAACATGGTAAATGTTGATGGGCAACCCGTGAACAGTATGTACTTCTGGCTAACTGGAATTCTCTCCAGTTTCCTGGACAATGCGCCGACTTATCTCGTGTTTTTCAATACTGCTGGCGGCGACGCGGATATCCTTATGGGTCCGATGGCGCAGACCTTGCTGGCCATTTCAGCCGGTGCGGTTTTCATGGGGGCAAACACCTACATCGGCAACGCGCCAAACTTCATGGTGAGGTCAATCGCCGAGGAACGGGGAATTGCGATGCCCAGCTTCTTTGGTTACATGGCGTGGTCCGGGCTGATACTGCTGCCCCTGTTCGGCTTGGTGACGCTGGTCTTTTTCCTGTAG
- a CDS encoding universal stress protein, with product MSLKTILVHLANDVEHRTRLKVALKLARQHDAKVFALFIPTPIGMPAGITGRGASAMFLSEASRNAREVADNLEKEFHEACERDGIENAWLVIEGDHVELMSEHAHTADIIIAAQPIIEHLEDHFRTRLPEELVMQSGLPVLVIPRGFDPEIQIGKKVVLAWKGTREAVRAIRDSMSILASAEKVLVLTVGADAGDALSKLEVMEHLRRHGVNGEARNLAEIPDSVGKAILDFAETQSCDLIVLGAYGHTRWRQILLGGVTHEVLADSKIPLLMSH from the coding sequence ATGAGTTTGAAGACCATCCTTGTCCATCTCGCTAACGACGTAGAGCATCGCACTCGCCTAAAGGTGGCGCTCAAACTCGCGCGACAACACGACGCGAAGGTCTTTGCCTTGTTTATTCCTACCCCAATAGGCATGCCGGCGGGTATTACCGGGCGCGGCGCTTCGGCAATGTTTCTGTCCGAAGCCAGCCGTAATGCCCGTGAGGTCGCGGATAACCTTGAGAAAGAGTTCCATGAAGCTTGTGAACGTGACGGCATAGAAAATGCCTGGCTCGTAATAGAGGGCGATCATGTGGAGCTTATGTCGGAACATGCCCATACGGCCGACATCATTATCGCTGCACAGCCAATCATCGAACATCTTGAAGATCACTTTCGGACGCGTTTACCTGAAGAACTGGTGATGCAGTCTGGACTACCTGTGCTCGTCATTCCCAGAGGGTTTGATCCTGAAATCCAGATCGGCAAGAAAGTCGTGTTGGCCTGGAAAGGCACACGCGAAGCCGTGCGGGCAATTCGTGATTCGATGAGTATTCTTGCGAGCGCGGAAAAGGTTCTGGTTCTGACGGTTGGCGCTGATGCAGGCGATGCCCTTTCCAAGTTGGAAGTGATGGAGCACTTACGGCGTCATGGAGTGAACGGAGAGGCACGCAATCTGGCAGAAATTCCCGACAGCGTTGGCAAGGCGATCCTTGATTTCGCCGAAACGCAGAGCTGCGATCTGATCGTGCTTGGCGCTTACGGGCATACGCGCTGGCGTCAGATCTTGCTGGGAGGCGTTACCCACGAGGTTCTAGCCGACAGCAAGATCCCGCTCTTGATGTCCCACTAA
- a CDS encoding class I SAM-dependent methyltransferase: MTDKADTAARFSKQADAYANSPGHAFGNDLDIVAAYAEPGLYHLCLDVATGPGHTAFRLAAKASLVVGIDIAEGMLARARKLAIERQVENVIFKYGDATDIPFGPDTFDLVTCRIAPHHFDDIPGFLREVERVLRPGGRFVLEDSMAPDEPEICAFLHWLEVTRDPSHARSLTRDEWRRSIEAAGLTINRETIYNKEHDFADWLARMDVSKQVVSEITQRILTAPAELRSALFAVAGDSVTLLRDRKLILRADKRL; encoded by the coding sequence ATGACTGATAAAGCAGACACCGCCGCGCGTTTTTCCAAACAGGCCGATGCTTATGCAAATAGTCCCGGCCATGCATTCGGCAACGATTTGGATATCGTTGCCGCCTATGCCGAACCTGGGCTTTATCATTTGTGCCTGGACGTTGCCACCGGCCCTGGCCACACGGCGTTTCGCCTTGCTGCGAAAGCGTCCCTCGTCGTCGGAATCGACATCGCCGAGGGCATGCTTGCCCGCGCTCGAAAACTGGCGATTGAGCGCCAGGTCGAGAACGTCATTTTCAAGTACGGCGATGCCACGGATATTCCCTTCGGCCCCGATACATTCGATCTTGTAACCTGCCGAATTGCGCCACATCATTTTGATGATATTCCGGGGTTCCTCCGCGAAGTGGAGCGCGTGCTGCGCCCTGGAGGCCGTTTTGTGCTGGAAGACAGCATGGCCCCAGATGAACCGGAAATTTGCGCGTTCTTACATTGGTTGGAAGTAACCCGCGACCCCAGCCATGCACGCAGTCTCACCCGTGACGAGTGGCGGCGTTCTATCGAGGCCGCCGGCCTGACGATCAATCGGGAAACGATTTACAATAAGGAGCATGATTTTGCGGATTGGCTCGCGCGCATGGACGTCTCCAAGCAAGTCGTCAGTGAGATCACGCAGCGCATTTTGACGGCACCCGCCGAACTGCGCTCTGCGTTGTTTGCCGTTGCCGGCGATTCCGTAACGCTGTTGCGAGATCGGAAGCTCATTCTCCGCGCCGACAAACGTTTGTGA
- a CDS encoding ABC transporter permease: MTRVARSLVIAAVLLLFWEVTVRLTDAPSFILPGPDQVALALYERWRFLIGHAGITLIEILLGLGIGTALGGFAALLLASARTLRLWLLPLLVVSQAIPVFALAPILVLWLGYGLASKVAMASLIIFFPVTAATFDGLRRTDPGWLDLAATMGAGRWSRLRHIRIPAALPAFASGLRVATAVAPIGAVVGEWVGSSAGLGYAMLQANARGQVAVMFAALFILTIIAVTLYSLVDMAMRRILPWQPDSLDASRKTV; encoded by the coding sequence ATGACAAGAGTTGCCCGCAGTCTGGTGATCGCGGCCGTCTTGCTGCTTTTTTGGGAGGTTACCGTCCGCCTCACCGACGCACCCAGTTTCATCCTCCCCGGCCCTGATCAGGTCGCCCTGGCATTATATGAGCGTTGGCGTTTCTTGATCGGCCATGCCGGGATCACACTGATTGAAATACTACTGGGCCTCGGGATCGGCACTGCGCTTGGCGGATTTGCTGCGCTTTTGCTCGCCAGCGCACGAACCTTACGCCTCTGGCTGCTCCCGCTCCTCGTCGTCAGCCAAGCTATCCCGGTTTTCGCCCTAGCGCCGATCTTGGTCCTTTGGCTTGGTTATGGGCTTGCCTCCAAAGTCGCGATGGCAAGTCTCATCATCTTCTTTCCGGTAACGGCCGCCACCTTTGACGGCCTGCGCCGAACCGACCCGGGTTGGCTGGATCTGGCCGCGACAATGGGCGCCGGTCGCTGGTCGCGCTTGCGTCATATACGCATACCCGCAGCCTTGCCGGCCTTTGCCTCCGGGCTGCGAGTCGCCACCGCCGTAGCCCCGATTGGCGCCGTGGTTGGAGAGTGGGTTGGATCGTCAGCAGGACTTGGCTATGCAATGCTGCAAGCAAACGCCCGAGGACAAGTCGCGGTTATGTTCGCTGCCCTCTTTATTTTAACTATTATAGCTGTCACGCTTTACAGCTTGGTGGATATGGCCATGCGGCGAATATTGCCATGGCAGCCGGATAGTCTGGATGCGAGCCGAAAAACTGTGTGA
- a CDS encoding ABC transporter ATP-binding protein: MQTQAAKHHSNERAPDVHLTDGTLSFQGEPLFTGLQLTLPAAQTTCLLGPSGIGKSSLLRLLAGLGDAAMGNVRDSDGASLEGRLSYMAQQDLLLPWLTTLQNVCLGHRLRYGKGGKDTRTAEMRALELLRAVGLADAAGKRPAALSGGMRQRAALARTLFENQPFVLMDEPFSAVDAITRLELQELAANLLKGRTVLLVTHDPLEALRLGDSILIMSGRPATLESFPIPAEPAPRNPRSVDILAAQSALLNRLLLARDRP, translated from the coding sequence TTGCAGACTCAGGCCGCCAAACACCATTCCAATGAACGTGCTCCAGACGTCCACCTGACCGATGGAACGCTTTCCTTTCAAGGTGAGCCGCTTTTCACCGGTCTGCAACTCACACTCCCTGCTGCACAAACCACATGCCTGCTGGGCCCCTCGGGAATTGGCAAATCTAGCTTGTTGAGGCTCCTGGCCGGGCTGGGCGATGCGGCAATGGGCAACGTGAGAGACAGTGATGGAGCTAGCCTCGAAGGCCGCCTTTCCTACATGGCCCAGCAGGATCTCTTGTTACCTTGGTTGACCACGCTTCAGAACGTTTGCCTGGGTCATAGATTGCGTTATGGCAAAGGTGGAAAAGACACCCGTACCGCAGAAATGCGCGCGCTGGAGCTCTTAAGGGCGGTGGGCCTTGCCGATGCTGCAGGGAAAAGACCTGCAGCGCTTTCCGGCGGAATGCGTCAGCGGGCTGCCCTGGCACGAACGCTTTTCGAGAACCAGCCATTTGTCCTGATGGATGAGCCATTCTCGGCGGTCGATGCCATTACACGCCTGGAGCTGCAAGAACTCGCGGCAAATTTGCTGAAGGGGCGGACCGTCCTTCTGGTCACCCATGACCCATTGGAAGCATTGCGGCTGGGGGATTCCATTCTGATTATGTCCGGACGCCCCGCAACGCTCGAATCTTTTCCTATTCCCGCCGAACCAGCACCGCGGAACCCTAGATCCGTCGACATCCTGGCCGCCCAATCGGCCTTACTGAACCGGCTCCTACTTGCACGAGATCGACCATGA
- a CDS encoding acetoin utilization protein AcuC, with the protein MVASEIYRTSSYGGRHPLSIPRVSTVVDVCRAMEWLSDDAYIDSPQATAQELARFHDPEYIAAVQRLEREQQADADARQRFNLGVNGNPIYPEVFRRPATAAGASQLAGRLLRYGGIVHSPAGGTHHALRERASGFCYFNDPVLAILSLLDHGCDRVFYLDIDAHHGDGVQIALAEEPRVFTCSMHEAGRWPMKRDELLGNLNDRGGGQALNLPVIEGFNDSEFRFLFESVVLPLIDRFKPDAVVLQCGCDGLADDPLSRLSLSNQAHWAAVRGLIGVAPRLLVLGGGGYNPWAVARCWSGVWAVLNGFDVPKRLPEAVVGILRSLIWRHSKGRNPPSHWMETLADLPNEGPLRPEIRDLAKAALM; encoded by the coding sequence ATGGTCGCCAGCGAAATCTATCGGACTTCCAGCTACGGCGGTCGGCATCCGTTGTCGATTCCCCGGGTCTCCACCGTCGTCGATGTTTGTCGTGCGATGGAGTGGTTGTCCGACGACGCCTATATCGATAGCCCACAGGCGACCGCCCAGGAGTTGGCGAGGTTTCATGATCCAGAGTACATCGCGGCTGTTCAACGCCTTGAGAGGGAACAGCAGGCCGATGCGGATGCGCGTCAACGATTCAATCTCGGTGTGAATGGGAATCCAATTTATCCGGAGGTGTTCCGGCGACCAGCTACGGCGGCCGGTGCGTCGCAGCTTGCGGGTCGCCTGTTGCGATACGGCGGCATTGTACATAGCCCGGCGGGAGGTACGCATCATGCGTTGCGCGAGCGCGCAAGCGGGTTTTGCTATTTCAATGATCCGGTCCTGGCGATCCTCAGCCTTCTCGATCATGGCTGCGACCGGGTCTTTTACTTGGATATCGACGCCCATCATGGGGATGGAGTGCAGATCGCGCTTGCCGAAGAGCCGCGCGTGTTCACCTGCTCAATGCATGAGGCGGGTCGATGGCCGATGAAGAGAGATGAACTGCTGGGGAACCTGAATGACAGAGGCGGCGGTCAAGCGCTCAATCTGCCGGTTATCGAGGGATTCAACGACAGCGAGTTTCGGTTCTTATTTGAGTCAGTCGTATTGCCGTTGATCGATCGCTTCAAGCCGGATGCTGTGGTTTTGCAATGCGGATGCGATGGATTGGCGGATGATCCGCTCAGCCGTCTGTCTTTGTCGAACCAGGCGCACTGGGCAGCGGTCAGGGGCTTGATTGGTGTTGCGCCGCGGCTTCTCGTGCTTGGCGGCGGCGGTTACAACCCTTGGGCGGTGGCCCGATGCTGGTCGGGTGTATGGGCCGTTCTAAACGGCTTTGACGTGCCGAAACGGCTACCAGAGGCGGTTGTCGGAATTCTTCGGTCGCTGATTTGGCGTCATAGCAAGGGGCGAAATCCTCCGTCCCATTGGATGGAAACACTCGCGGATCTGCCAAACGAAGGGCCTTTGCGCCCGGAGATTCGTGATTTGGCAAAAGCCGCGCTGATGTGA
- a CDS encoding DUF192 domain-containing protein produces the protein MVKPNPLARQVKARQATAMFRKLLSISLLIGVFWITAALAQSSPEEVYFEKDRLVIETLEGKRFAFTIELAITPKQQARGLMYRRGMAADSGMLFITDTPREISMWMKNTFIPLDMLFVDGQGVIVKIASGTVPHSLETVASGQAVKAVLEINAGVSEQLGITEGSRLLYPTFE, from the coding sequence ATGGTGAAGCCGAACCCACTTGCGAGGCAGGTCAAAGCGCGGCAGGCTACGGCCATGTTTAGGAAGCTTCTATCGATTTCCCTTCTTATTGGTGTTTTCTGGATCACTGCGGCCTTGGCGCAAAGCAGCCCGGAAGAGGTGTATTTCGAGAAAGACCGATTGGTTATCGAAACACTGGAAGGCAAGCGGTTCGCCTTTACTATTGAACTGGCGATTACGCCAAAACAGCAAGCACGCGGGCTGATGTACCGCCGCGGCATGGCTGCGGATTCGGGCATGCTTTTTATCACGGACACCCCGCGCGAAATCAGCATGTGGATGAAGAATACGTTCATTCCCCTGGATATGCTTTTCGTGGATGGCCAGGGTGTGATCGTGAAGATCGCATCGGGAACGGTACCGCATTCCCTGGAAACGGTGGCCTCGGGTCAGGCGGTAAAAGCTGTGTTGGAGATCAATGCGGGCGTATCGGAACAGCTTGGAATTACCGAAGGATCGCGGCTTCTTTATCCCACCTTTGAATAG
- a CDS encoding methyltransferase domain-containing protein, protein MRRIIDEQGFAKSAIIEFGCGTGSVTRSFDGHEVIGLDLDERLLAKARRNCPFARFETADVCADGFELPKFTSQRAYLVSCIPVVNLGERRVVFERNLQRLFEDSRVSGFLQFTYLPKRPLNLQGKVQRRNLVLRNLPPAFIYCWEPSQGTPGEALTAEAS, encoded by the coding sequence ATGCGGCGCATTATTGACGAGCAGGGGTTTGCCAAGAGTGCGATCATAGAGTTTGGGTGTGGTACGGGATCCGTTACCCGAAGCTTTGACGGCCATGAAGTCATTGGCCTGGATTTGGATGAGCGGCTGCTCGCCAAGGCTAGGAGAAATTGCCCTTTCGCTCGTTTCGAAACCGCCGATGTCTGCGCCGATGGCTTCGAACTTCCGAAGTTCACAAGCCAGCGGGCATACTTGGTCTCTTGCATACCGGTCGTGAACCTTGGTGAGCGACGGGTTGTCTTCGAGCGGAACCTGCAAAGACTTTTCGAGGATTCCCGTGTCAGTGGTTTCCTGCAGTTTACCTACCTGCCGAAGCGCCCCCTTAATCTGCAAGGAAAAGTTCAGCGCAGAAATTTGGTGCTCCGCAACCTTCCGCCGGCCTTCATCTATTGTTGGGAGCCCAGCCAAGGGACTCCCGGTGAAGCTTTGACCGCGGAAGCGAGTTGA
- a CDS encoding class I SAM-dependent methyltransferase, which yields MKAVLRSTFICCMRILRKLAAAIGLLGFLERRRANRWCLWLRSLFAIYDFEDLCRVDLPWWTLESANIIERFLKDRAAARVFEYGSGASTVWLANRAAEVISVEHDADWAAEVQDALIAMGAHARVHCVPAQPASPNADPRYRSARDGYEGLDFGAYVNSINDHEGQFDLIIIDGRCRAACLTPAIEKVKPDGLLLFDNSARQRYRRAIEGCGLARLDTRGLTACLPYPDQTTLLSPSSEVIAGLRS from the coding sequence ATGAAGGCTGTCCTGCGATCAACCTTCATCTGTTGCATGCGTATTTTACGCAAGCTTGCCGCAGCGATTGGGCTTCTCGGATTCTTGGAACGGCGACGGGCTAACCGCTGGTGTCTTTGGTTGCGTAGCCTGTTCGCCATTTATGACTTTGAAGACCTCTGCCGAGTCGACCTGCCCTGGTGGACCCTTGAATCGGCAAATATCATCGAACGTTTCTTGAAGGATCGCGCCGCCGCTAGGGTATTCGAGTACGGCAGCGGCGCCAGCACCGTCTGGCTCGCCAATCGCGCCGCCGAAGTCATTTCCGTTGAGCATGACGCTGATTGGGCGGCAGAAGTCCAGGACGCGCTTATAGCAATGGGTGCGCACGCGCGTGTCCATTGCGTACCGGCGCAGCCTGCATCGCCTAATGCCGACCCGCGCTACCGCTCCGCCCGGGACGGGTATGAGGGATTGGACTTCGGCGCTTACGTGAACAGCATCAACGACCACGAGGGCCAGTTCGATTTGATTATTATCGACGGCCGTTGCCGTGCCGCATGTCTGACTCCGGCTATTGAGAAGGTAAAGCCGGACGGCTTGTTGTTGTTCGACAACTCAGCCCGCCAACGCTATCGCCGGGCGATCGAAGGCTGTGGGCTCGCCCGTTTGGATACAAGGGGCCTGACTGCTTGCTTACCCTACCCTGATCAAACGACCCTCCTCTCGCCCTCCTCGGAAGTTATCGCAGGACTACGCTCTTGA
- a CDS encoding glycosyltransferase family 2 protein, whose amino-acid sequence MSTPRSISIVIPFMDEEGSLEALIVAIKAALLDYNFNYEILLVDDGSRDRGPEIAKRLAVEEAQVRLIRFTRNFGKAAALMAGFKEASGEYIVTMDADLQDDPKEIPRLLDKLDEGYDIVSGWKKDRQDPIGKRLPSKVFNFVVARAFGLELHDMNCGLKIYRRDAAAHLRIYGELHRFTPAMLYALGFRVAELPVTHHPRLQGKSKYGTARLAKGLLDLVTVILLTRYRARPLHLFGLIGLPLGFVGFLILFYLTVLWFAGLGPIGDRPLLFFGILLILTGTQLLGTGLIAELVLASENNASERYLVADRVGFSSPDSSTPTKKAKGK is encoded by the coding sequence ATGTCCACTCCTCGCTCTATCAGCATTGTTATACCTTTCATGGATGAAGAAGGCAGTCTCGAAGCCCTGATCGTGGCTATCAAGGCGGCATTGCTCGATTATAATTTCAATTATGAAATCTTGCTGGTGGACGACGGAAGTCGGGACCGCGGGCCAGAAATCGCTAAACGGTTGGCAGTGGAAGAGGCGCAGGTGCGCCTCATTCGCTTTACGCGGAATTTTGGCAAGGCTGCGGCGCTTATGGCCGGGTTCAAGGAGGCAAGCGGCGAATACATTGTCACTATGGACGCCGACCTGCAGGACGACCCCAAGGAAATTCCGCGGCTTCTCGATAAACTCGACGAAGGGTATGACATCGTTAGCGGGTGGAAGAAGGACCGTCAGGATCCCATCGGCAAGCGTCTTCCGTCAAAAGTGTTCAACTTCGTGGTTGCCCGAGCGTTCGGCCTCGAACTGCATGACATGAACTGCGGCTTGAAGATTTATCGCCGGGATGCTGCCGCACACTTGCGTATTTATGGCGAGCTGCACCGTTTTACTCCAGCCATGCTTTATGCCCTGGGATTCAGAGTTGCGGAGCTCCCGGTTACCCATCACCCAAGGCTTCAGGGAAAGAGCAAATACGGCACGGCCCGGCTTGCAAAGGGGTTGCTCGACCTTGTGACTGTGATCTTGTTGACCCGTTACCGGGCACGCCCTCTACATCTCTTTGGATTGATTGGATTGCCGCTCGGCTTCGTCGGATTCCTAATACTCTTCTACCTTACTGTCCTATGGTTCGCAGGGCTTGGCCCGATTGGCGACCGTCCTTTGCTGTTCTTCGGTATTCTTTTGATCCTGACCGGTACACAGTTGCTTGGAACCGGCTTGATTGCCGAGCTTGTCCTGGCCAGCGAAAACAATGCATCTGAACGTTATCTCGTGGCGGATCGGGTCGGGTTTTCCAGCCCCGATTCTTCAACCCCCACCAAAAAAGCTAAAGGAAAATGA
- a CDS encoding TonB-dependent receptor plug domain-containing protein: MSLSKQALLYAGLISTVFSLAHVTSAAAQDSDVVSPSTPGKEIVVSASRVPMSANRVGSAVTVIDAEDLEDRQTQSVADVLQEVPGVAVTRSGGMGSLTEVRIRGAEANQTLVLIDGVRVNDPSRGNAFNLDNLLAVDLERIEVLRGPQSALYGSEAMGGVINIITRKGGPSRVSATLEAGTLESYRFSSSVSHSEENYSFYLGATRLNSDSVSALDRKMPGVSETDPYENTSINANLQFDVGRFVEVSLSGRYSDATVEFDPLVFDPNTFVSATQDEPGVFTDTVEATGRAQAKLTLFEGQWEQIVAAGISDIDTETTDPFFFLPVTSTEGQVREYLYQSNIFFATPEVANAEHTLILAFERLEEDAAGTFLSGGEDQSLASNSLIGEYELALWDSLFLGGSIRQQHNEKLFDDSTTYRATLAYLLADTDTRLHGSFGKAVKNPTLTELFGFGPGFTGNPNLQPESAIGWDIGIEQNFWDKRASIDVTYFDSTIEDLIVGTGNTAFNATGENRIKGLEVAGSIRPLPDLRLTASYTYTDSEDSNGQELIRRPRHMGSLNANYRFLDGRASVNLGLVHKGKQDDLNFATFPATRVGLDSYTTVNLGGSYDITEGVSLFARAENLTDAEQIDVFETRGPGLTAFVGLRIGFSPD, translated from the coding sequence ATGTCTCTCAGTAAGCAAGCACTGCTCTATGCAGGCCTGATCTCGACAGTTTTTTCACTGGCCCATGTAACATCTGCGGCCGCGCAGGATTCCGATGTAGTTTCGCCAAGTACGCCGGGTAAGGAAATCGTTGTCAGTGCAAGTCGTGTGCCGATGTCGGCTAACAGGGTCGGCAGCGCCGTCACGGTCATTGATGCCGAAGATCTGGAGGATCGGCAGACTCAATCGGTGGCCGATGTTCTGCAGGAAGTTCCCGGCGTAGCGGTGACCCGATCGGGTGGCATGGGATCCTTGACCGAAGTTCGCATCCGCGGCGCGGAGGCAAATCAGACGTTGGTTTTAATTGACGGCGTGCGCGTCAATGACCCGTCTCGCGGTAACGCGTTCAACCTCGATAATCTTCTGGCGGTTGATCTCGAACGTATTGAGGTGTTGCGCGGCCCGCAGTCCGCGCTCTATGGCAGCGAAGCCATGGGTGGCGTGATTAACATCATCACTAGGAAAGGCGGACCATCTCGTGTGTCGGCTACGTTGGAGGCCGGGACACTTGAAAGCTACCGTTTCTCCAGTTCGGTCAGTCATAGTGAAGAGAACTACTCATTTTATTTAGGAGCGACACGCCTTAATAGCGACAGCGTTTCTGCTCTGGACCGCAAGATGCCCGGCGTCTCGGAGACGGACCCCTATGAGAACACCAGTATCAATGCCAATCTGCAGTTCGATGTAGGGCGGTTTGTCGAGGTTAGTTTAAGCGGCCGCTATAGCGATGCGACGGTGGAGTTTGACCCCTTGGTGTTTGACCCGAACACCTTCGTATCTGCAACGCAAGACGAGCCGGGTGTCTTTACCGATACCGTTGAAGCCACGGGGCGAGCACAAGCTAAACTGACTTTGTTCGAGGGGCAGTGGGAACAGATCGTTGCGGCCGGTATCTCCGACATCGATACCGAGACGACGGACCCCTTCTTCTTTTTACCGGTCACTTCGACCGAGGGGCAGGTAAGGGAATACCTCTATCAATCGAACATCTTCTTTGCCACACCGGAAGTGGCAAACGCTGAGCACACGCTCATTCTTGCGTTTGAACGCTTGGAAGAGGATGCGGCGGGAACGTTCCTTTCGGGCGGAGAAGATCAATCCCTGGCGAGTAACTCCTTGATCGGCGAGTATGAATTGGCGCTGTGGGATAGCCTGTTCCTGGGGGGCAGCATTCGACAGCAGCATAACGAAAAACTTTTCGATGACAGCACGACCTACCGCGCCACGCTGGCTTACCTCCTCGCAGATACGGATACGCGCCTGCATGGCAGTTTCGGCAAAGCAGTCAAGAACCCCACACTGACCGAGCTCTTCGGTTTTGGGCCGGGCTTTACGGGCAACCCGAACCTGCAGCCCGAATCGGCAATCGGTTGGGATATTGGGATCGAGCAGAACTTCTGGGATAAGCGCGCATCAATCGATGTCACCTATTTTGATTCAACCATCGAGGACTTAATCGTCGGTACAGGGAATACGGCCTTCAACGCGACTGGTGAAAACCGGATCAAAGGGTTGGAAGTTGCGGGCTCGATTCGCCCCTTGCCTGATTTGCGTCTGACGGCCAGCTACACTTATACCGACAGTGAGGACAGCAACGGACAAGAGCTGATTCGCAGACCTCGCCATATGGGTAGCCTCAACGCCAACTATCGCTTCCTAGATGGTCGTGCCAGCGTGAACCTGGGATTAGTGCACAAGGGTAAGCAGGACGACCTGAACTTTGCGACCTTTCCGGCGACACGGGTCGGTCTCGATTCCTATACGACCGTCAATCTCGGCGGTTCCTATGATATTACTGAGGGCGTGAGTCTTTTCGCTCGTGCGGAGAATCTGACGGATGCCGAACAGATCGACGTGTTTGAAACCAGAGGCCCGGGCCTTACGGCGTTTGTGGGCCTTCGGATCGGTTTCTCGCCGGATTGA